TACTTTCTCAGCGTATTAGCGTATTTGGATGCAATCCCAGAAATTCGACCGCTTTTCTGAGAGGGATGTATGCCATATCTAAATATGGGCATACGTTAGCGAATGTTAGTAAATTAATTACTGTTGATCAACCTCGATCCCAACCCCAGCAACGGTTCACGACAAATAAAACAGCCCCTAGCGATAGCTATCTATTCCCACCTGGCGATTGACCGAATTTTGCTGCACAACGAAACCAACTTCGAGTGATCGATTATCTGAACCCTGTCATTTTAGTGATTTGTGATTAATCTAAACTGACTCAGCAATCAGGGTTTCAGACCCCGATCACTCGATCGCGGGGTTCCCGTGGGCTAATTTCTTTGAGAATAATCCACCCTGATCAAGGTTTTTCATTCATTGTTTGTCTAAATATTTTCAAAAGTGTGAATTATGCTCAGAAATCGCAATTTTTTTGAAATTATTGTGAATTTCGGTTTGTTTTTGGCGATTTCTGCAAAGCAAGTCTTGAGAAAATCAATTTTTCTCAGACAAGAATTCCGCAAGAGTCTTTAGAGTTCCTCAAGATTACGATAGACCAAATTTGAAAAATCGGGGGCCGCCACCACTCCCTGCGCCGGGAGCAATTGGTTGACGGCTCACTCTACAAAGTTGAATTGATACAAAAAAATTTACAAAAACAGTCGAAATTGCCCAAATTAGTTCACTCAACTCAAGTTTGGTCAATTCAAGTTCGATCAATTCAAGTTTGATCACCATCCCCCAGACCAGTTCCCTGGGGTCAACGGTTGCTCAAGGCTTCTTCCAGGGCAACGGTGCGCTGATCGGATAAGCGAATCACACAGCGATCACCCGTTGATTGCAGACTTTGTTCAAAGGCACAGGCGCGATCTCGAAACCGAATCCAGGCCTCCTCAGCCGCAATCAGGCGCGATCGCTGGCTGCCTGACTGGGCTTGCAACAGGGCTTGGTGGGCGCGATTTAAAGCAGCATCCGCAGCGGGTTGGCTGAGGCGACCGGCGGGAGGAGTTGTGCCTCGGCGATAGGCCTGCAAATCGTTCAGCCGCTCCTGGGTCACGATCTCCTTGCAACTCCACTCGATCAACGGTTGCATGGAGCCGCCTTCAAACTCGCCAGACGCAAAAGCACAGTGCCGATCGCGGAAAGTGATCCAAGCTTGCTGGGCACTCACCAGTTGTTGCTGTTGGGGGGCACTGAGCCGGACGATCGCCCGTTGGTAGGTTTGATTTAAGGTGCGATCGACCCGTTCCCAGCTTTCATAGGCGCAGCGGTTCATGGTGGTTTGATCTTGCGGATCCCGGCAATCCTGAGCCTGGGCCGCAGCGGGCAAAACCCCCACCCCAACAACCATTCCCATCCCAGAGATCGCCCCCAAGAGCCATAGCCCCAACCATCCGGGG
This sequence is a window from Limnothrix sp. FACHB-406. Protein-coding genes within it:
- a CDS encoding lysozyme inhibitor LprI family protein — its product is MNSHNHSPTWIQQRIQRSAPGWLGLWLLGAISGMGMVVGVGVLPAAAQAQDCRDPQDQTTMNRCAYESWERVDRTLNQTYQRAIVRLSAPQQQQLVSAQQAWITFRDRHCAFASGEFEGGSMQPLIEWSCKEIVTQERLNDLQAYRRGTTPPAGRLSQPAADAALNRAHQALLQAQSGSQRSRLIAAEEAWIRFRDRACAFEQSLQSTGDRCVIRLSDQRTVALEEALSNR